Proteins encoded by one window of Prosthecobacter vanneervenii:
- a CDS encoding heavy-metal-associated domain-containing protein: protein MRSLLSFFLLLSALEAAEPVTRTFYVSGMECGSCVYMVQQSITETKGVTDVNVAQILDSYANVTFDPAVVTEQQIAQAVREAYPLHGTPYLATLKLSVTDYSKNEAKVESLFAEWKKCLKLEVVDRASGSLVVHFLPIELDKKKPSPQGWSVAQWMQAAQKHGLKFKLEQEG, encoded by the coding sequence ATGCGCTCCCTTCTCTCGTTTTTCCTTCTCCTCTCCGCACTTGAAGCTGCCGAGCCCGTCACTCGCACGTTCTATGTCTCCGGCATGGAGTGCGGCAGCTGCGTTTACATGGTGCAGCAGTCCATCACGGAGACAAAAGGTGTGACAGATGTCAATGTGGCTCAAATCCTCGACAGCTACGCCAATGTGACCTTTGACCCCGCTGTCGTCACCGAGCAGCAGATCGCACAGGCCGTGCGCGAGGCCTATCCTCTGCATGGCACGCCATACCTCGCCACGCTCAAGCTGAGCGTCACCGATTACTCGAAAAACGAAGCCAAGGTGGAGAGCCTCTTCGCAGAATGGAAAAAATGCCTGAAGCTGGAGGTGGTGGACAGGGCCAGTGGCTCCCTCGTGGTTCATTTCCTGCCGATCGAGCTCGACAAGAAAAAGCCCAGCCCGCAGGGCTGGAGTGTCGCTCAATGGATGCAGGCCGCACAAAAGCACGGCCTCAAGTTCAAACTGGAGCAGGAAGGGTAG
- a CDS encoding RDD family protein, with the protein MSQYHIARNGQQLGVYAEQDVQSGLASGSILPTDLLWAEGMADWQPVGGRFGSSAQVTASQPAFNPYAAPQSNVISSAMSPVRELASLGQRLGAALLDFLVGGVVVGVPYAIAMASMGMAEGSHQEGLTTGAKIGFAVAGIGFLALIIYNLVLLSTKGQTIGKKWLGIRIVTHPDCQKAGFVKAVLLRGFVNGIIGAIPLLGALYSLIDICCIFRADRRCIHDMIAGTQVIKC; encoded by the coding sequence ATGAGCCAATATCATATCGCACGCAATGGTCAGCAGCTTGGGGTTTACGCAGAGCAGGATGTTCAGTCAGGTCTCGCTTCAGGCAGCATTCTGCCGACGGATCTTCTCTGGGCAGAGGGAATGGCTGACTGGCAGCCGGTGGGTGGCCGCTTCGGAAGTTCCGCGCAGGTCACGGCATCACAGCCTGCGTTCAATCCCTATGCGGCTCCGCAGTCCAATGTAATTTCCTCCGCCATGTCTCCCGTCAGGGAGCTGGCCTCTCTCGGGCAGCGTCTCGGCGCTGCGCTGCTGGATTTTTTGGTGGGAGGGGTTGTGGTAGGGGTGCCGTACGCCATTGCCATGGCCAGCATGGGAATGGCTGAGGGCAGCCATCAGGAAGGACTGACGACTGGGGCCAAGATCGGCTTTGCTGTGGCCGGCATCGGTTTTCTGGCGCTGATCATTTACAATCTGGTGCTCCTCAGCACGAAAGGGCAGACCATCGGAAAAAAATGGCTGGGCATCCGCATCGTCACTCACCCTGACTGCCAGAAGGCAGGTTTCGTCAAAGCGGTGCTTCTCCGAGGCTTCGTGAACGGCATCATCGGCGCCATCCCTCTGCTCGGCGCGCTTTATTCGCTCATCGACATCTGCTGCATCTTCCGCGCAGACCGCCGCTGCATTCATGACATGATCGCCGGCACTCAGGTCATCAAGTGTTAG
- a CDS encoding sulfatase, with protein sequence MKICLTALVVLLLNAASLAQSKPDVLFIAVDDLNDWTSYLGGHPQTKTPNIDRLVARGTAFTNSHCAAPACNPSRAALMSGLRPWQTGIYTNGDPAQGVLKDVNTINRHFLANGYNTLGGGKIYHGYGSEGRTDTWTEWAGLFPSIQEHEENLNGLDRGHFDWGPVNAKTAEMGDYKATDWAINHLKTAPTDKPLFLALGYIKPHLPWYVPKEYYDRFPLAEIKLPVTKDDDLKDIPKAGVKMAGPEGDHAAVIKGDQWKKAVQAYLATISFLDDQVGRLLDGLDQSPRKDKTIIVWWTDHGWNLGEKQHWRKFALWEETTRTSMAIVAPGVTKPGSTCSAPIDYTNLYPTLCQLTGLPVPEHVKGASLMPLLKDPTAKWEGVAVCTHGKGNHAVRDARWRYIRYADGTEELYDHDKDPYEWTNLAGEVGMSDIKARLGAVLPKEEVPATAQESKKEKGAGKKAKKKNKAK encoded by the coding sequence ATGAAGATCTGTCTTACCGCCCTGGTTGTCCTGCTGCTGAATGCGGCTTCGCTTGCTCAGTCCAAGCCCGATGTGCTGTTCATCGCGGTGGATGATCTGAACGACTGGACGAGCTACCTCGGCGGGCACCCACAGACGAAGACACCGAACATTGACCGGCTGGTGGCGCGAGGAACGGCGTTTACCAACTCGCACTGCGCCGCGCCTGCGTGCAATCCCTCGCGTGCGGCGCTGATGAGCGGGCTGAGGCCGTGGCAGACAGGGATCTACACCAACGGCGATCCTGCGCAGGGGGTGCTGAAGGATGTGAACACGATCAACCGGCACTTTCTGGCGAACGGCTACAACACACTGGGCGGCGGGAAGATCTACCACGGCTATGGCAGCGAGGGCCGCACCGACACCTGGACGGAATGGGCGGGGCTTTTTCCATCCATCCAAGAGCATGAGGAAAACCTGAACGGTCTCGACCGCGGTCATTTTGACTGGGGCCCGGTGAATGCCAAAACGGCCGAGATGGGCGACTACAAGGCCACCGACTGGGCGATCAACCATCTGAAAACAGCGCCGACGGACAAGCCGCTCTTCCTTGCGCTGGGATATATCAAACCGCACCTGCCATGGTATGTGCCGAAGGAGTACTATGACCGCTTTCCGCTGGCGGAGATCAAGCTGCCGGTGACGAAGGACGACGACCTCAAAGACATCCCCAAGGCAGGCGTGAAGATGGCTGGCCCGGAAGGCGACCATGCTGCGGTGATCAAAGGAGACCAGTGGAAGAAGGCGGTGCAGGCTTATCTGGCCACGATCTCATTTCTGGATGACCAGGTGGGCCGACTGCTGGACGGGCTGGATCAGAGCCCGCGCAAGGACAAGACCATCATCGTGTGGTGGACGGACCACGGCTGGAATCTGGGCGAGAAGCAGCACTGGCGGAAGTTTGCGCTGTGGGAAGAGACCACACGCACGTCCATGGCGATCGTGGCCCCTGGTGTGACCAAGCCGGGAAGCACCTGCAGCGCGCCAATCGACTACACCAACCTGTATCCCACACTGTGCCAATTGACCGGCCTGCCGGTGCCTGAACATGTGAAAGGAGCGAGCCTGATGCCTCTGCTGAAAGACCCGACTGCAAAGTGGGAAGGCGTGGCCGTGTGCACCCATGGCAAGGGGAACCATGCGGTGCGCGATGCGCGCTGGCGCTACATCCGCTATGCGGATGGAACAGAAGAACTGTACGACCATGACAAGGATCCTTATGAGTGGACCAATCTGGCGGGTGAGGTGGGCATGAGCGACATCAAGGCCCGTCTGGGGGCCGTGCTGCCGAAGGAGGAAGTGCCGGCTACCGCCCAGGAAAGCAAAAAGGAGAAAGGCGCAGGCAAAAAGGCCAAGAAGAAGAACAAGGCGAAATGA
- the recR gene encoding recombination mediator RecR: MRIDYPPAIQRLVAQLKALPGLGPRSAERLMLWLLQMRDERITALSNTLLDARERIVACADCGFFIESDSTCQLCHDPRRQQRQLCVVEQAADVLRMERSGAFQGLYHVLGGRLSPLDNVTPEDLRMEALVNRVRDLHTEEVILALGSDVEGEATASYIADLLRPAGIAITRLAQGMPAGGGLDHVDELTLYQALHGRRKMG, translated from the coding sequence GTGCGCATCGACTACCCACCCGCGATTCAGCGCCTCGTGGCCCAGCTCAAAGCACTGCCTGGCCTCGGCCCACGTAGTGCGGAGCGCCTCATGCTCTGGCTGCTGCAGATGCGGGACGAGCGCATCACTGCGTTGTCGAACACCCTTCTCGATGCCCGTGAACGCATCGTCGCCTGTGCCGACTGTGGTTTCTTCATCGAGAGCGACTCCACCTGCCAGCTCTGTCACGACCCACGCCGCCAGCAGCGCCAGCTCTGCGTGGTGGAGCAGGCGGCGGATGTGCTGCGCATGGAGCGCTCCGGTGCATTCCAAGGGCTCTACCATGTCCTGGGCGGCCGTCTCTCACCGCTCGATAACGTGACTCCGGAAGATCTGCGCATGGAGGCTCTGGTAAACCGCGTGCGCGATCTGCATACAGAGGAGGTCATCCTCGCGCTCGGTTCCGATGTCGAAGGCGAGGCCACCGCCAGCTACATCGCCGATCTGCTGCGCCCTGCCGGCATCGCCATCACCCGCCTAGCCCAAGGCATGCCTGCCGGCGGCGGCTTGGACCACGTGGATGAGCTGACTCTGTATCAGGCTCTGCATGGACGTAGGAAGATGGGTTAG
- a CDS encoding PQQ-dependent sugar dehydrogenase, with protein MKTPPTALFWLPVLTLAALLAQPSIYAAIPEIGSTLPVPEQPEIPPPQIPEEPLGGILLRKLAFDREFDSPVALASVPDASGEQVIAMQRGEFCAVRLDGSGQWRPFLDFREKMKGVVLFEEGVHGIAFHPRFAENRLFYLSYSQNNPRRTVISEMRASNAKDSTPDALPHTERVLLEIPQPLADHWGGHILFGPDGCLYIALGDGGLRNDPYRQAQNPWGLHGKILRIDVDGRSGALPYAIPADNPFTQVQTVRQEIYALGFRNPWGLSFDARTGQLWCADVGQDLWEEINRVESGANYGWSERDGPTKSSFHTHSFLPETNTTDPVHAYTRMRGEGICIVGGLLYRGQKLPQLYGEFVFADWGYGTVWALGMDPTSGQAVKRHVVHRKEPEHKFNPTLVTVDVDGEPVLLSQEGSLYRLEKDED; from the coding sequence ATGAAAACTCCCCCCACCGCACTTTTCTGGCTGCCCGTGCTGACGCTGGCGGCCCTGCTGGCCCAACCGTCGATTTATGCGGCCATTCCAGAAATAGGCAGCACGCTGCCGGTGCCCGAGCAGCCGGAAATCCCCCCGCCGCAGATCCCTGAGGAGCCGCTGGGTGGCATCCTGCTGAGGAAGCTGGCGTTTGATCGTGAATTTGACTCGCCGGTGGCGCTGGCCTCCGTGCCGGATGCAAGCGGGGAGCAGGTGATCGCGATGCAGCGCGGGGAATTTTGCGCGGTGCGGCTGGACGGCAGCGGGCAGTGGCGACCGTTTCTCGACTTTCGGGAAAAGATGAAGGGGGTGGTGCTCTTTGAAGAAGGGGTGCATGGCATCGCCTTTCATCCGCGCTTCGCTGAAAACCGGCTTTTCTACCTGAGCTATTCGCAGAACAATCCGCGCCGGACGGTTATCAGTGAGATGAGAGCCTCCAACGCCAAGGATTCCACGCCAGACGCGCTGCCGCACACGGAGCGCGTGCTGCTGGAGATCCCGCAGCCGCTGGCAGACCACTGGGGCGGCCACATCCTGTTTGGGCCGGATGGATGTCTCTACATCGCGCTGGGGGATGGAGGACTGCGGAACGATCCTTATCGACAGGCGCAGAACCCGTGGGGGCTGCATGGAAAGATCCTGCGGATCGATGTGGACGGGCGCAGTGGAGCGCTGCCGTATGCCATTCCAGCGGACAACCCCTTTACCCAGGTGCAGACGGTGAGGCAGGAGATCTATGCGCTCGGATTCCGGAATCCGTGGGGGCTTTCCTTTGATGCAAGGACCGGGCAGCTCTGGTGCGCGGATGTGGGGCAGGACCTGTGGGAGGAGATCAACCGCGTGGAAAGCGGCGCCAACTACGGATGGAGTGAACGGGACGGGCCGACGAAGAGCAGCTTTCACACTCACAGTTTCCTGCCTGAAACGAACACGACCGACCCTGTACATGCCTACACAAGAATGCGTGGCGAAGGCATCTGCATCGTGGGCGGGCTGCTGTACCGCGGGCAGAAGCTGCCGCAGCTCTATGGTGAGTTTGTGTTTGCTGACTGGGGCTATGGCACCGTCTGGGCCTTGGGGATGGATCCCACCAGCGGCCAAGCTGTGAAGCGCCATGTGGTGCACCGTAAAGAGCCCGAGCACAAATTTAACCCCACGCTGGTGACGGTGGATGTGGACGGGGAGCCAGTGCTGCTTTCTCAAGAAGGCTCGCTGTACCGGCTGGAAAAAGACGAGGACTGA
- a CDS encoding M1 family aminopeptidase, with protein MRIHRFLLALGLLTLGAAADSTECLHCNKQLMPQPLKLIPGRKYARDRRADILHVKLDVTPNFAKRTVSGTATLRFKPIALPLEKLELDAVDLNVHAITATGAQVAEHQITENKLILTFAKPIAPDAEASVSITYDAMPNHGLYFRTPEMGYKKEDTQVWSQGEAEEHRFWFPSHDYPNERFTSEVICHVPKGMQVISNGTLQSEKDEGEGEGRVVFHWLQDKPHVNYLIALAAGYFYKLEDKAGTLPLALLVPPSYKDQAANAFTDTRKIIEFYQKETGVPFAWDKYYQVYCLDFIAGGMENTSCTFEAADLLFNSDTEQLRSLHELDAHETAHQWFGDLVTCRDWAHLWLNEGFASYYTILYEEQKLGADAMKYALWKEAQQVFQANDTRPIVWRDYDDPMQQFDSRAYPKGAWVLHMLRSQLGPDLYRKCITKYLERHRSSIVRTEDLQDVVEEVSGLSFDQFFDQWLFHGGVPELKVDYSWDAGTKLAKITVRQTQKLSEQVRLFRVPLPVGFAVAGQKELLRFKADVSKEVEDFYFPLPSQPELVRIDPDYTVLAKISFSPPGPLLDRMLQSDVIGRLLAIGMLDERNIDKLGKALREDAFHAVRAEAARALAKISVPEARTALIAGSSNQTDARARKAVAQALAALNTPESQSALWKMAQSEKNPDILASIITSWGAQPADKLVGEALRKELHGSSYHHTLELAAIRALRAQDDESAVADVLAKLQTLNDLRGWDVGSAFDAIAFLARRPTNPKRDDVRVFLSSKLSDPRSSWRVGAAKALGTLRDPKALAVLEPLTRGGDDDSIDPLREAAAKSVQDIRASLESPADLKKLWDRVQQLQKQAEEQQKEIETLQKKGQAAAPVKKAGK; from the coding sequence ATGCGCATCCATCGTTTCCTTCTTGCCCTCGGATTGCTGACCCTCGGAGCCGCCGCCGATTCAACTGAGTGCCTGCACTGCAACAAGCAGCTGATGCCACAGCCGCTGAAGCTCATCCCGGGAAGAAAGTATGCCAGGGACCGAAGAGCTGACATCCTGCATGTGAAACTGGATGTGACGCCGAATTTTGCCAAACGCACGGTGTCCGGCACAGCGACGCTGCGCTTCAAACCGATCGCGCTGCCGCTGGAGAAGCTGGAGCTGGATGCGGTGGACCTGAATGTGCACGCGATCACCGCGACGGGAGCTCAGGTGGCGGAGCATCAGATCACGGAGAACAAGCTGATCCTGACGTTTGCCAAGCCGATCGCGCCGGATGCGGAAGCGAGCGTGAGCATCACCTACGATGCGATGCCGAATCATGGCTTGTACTTCCGCACGCCGGAGATGGGCTACAAGAAAGAGGACACGCAGGTGTGGAGCCAGGGAGAGGCCGAAGAGCACCGCTTCTGGTTCCCCAGCCATGACTACCCCAACGAGCGCTTTACCAGCGAAGTGATCTGTCATGTGCCGAAAGGCATGCAGGTCATCTCCAACGGCACGCTGCAGAGCGAGAAGGATGAAGGAGAAGGAGAAGGACGTGTGGTGTTTCACTGGCTGCAAGACAAGCCGCATGTGAACTACCTGATCGCCCTGGCAGCGGGCTATTTCTACAAGCTGGAGGACAAGGCGGGGACGCTGCCGCTGGCGCTGCTGGTGCCGCCCTCCTACAAGGACCAGGCGGCCAACGCCTTTACGGACACGCGCAAGATCATTGAGTTTTACCAGAAGGAGACCGGCGTGCCATTTGCGTGGGACAAATACTACCAGGTGTACTGCCTGGACTTCATTGCCGGCGGGATGGAAAACACGAGCTGCACCTTTGAAGCAGCGGACCTGCTCTTCAACTCAGACACCGAGCAACTGCGCAGCCTGCATGAACTGGATGCGCATGAGACGGCGCATCAGTGGTTTGGCGATCTGGTGACCTGCCGAGACTGGGCGCACCTGTGGCTGAACGAGGGATTTGCCAGCTACTACACGATCCTCTACGAGGAGCAGAAGCTGGGTGCTGACGCGATGAAGTACGCGCTCTGGAAAGAGGCGCAGCAGGTGTTCCAAGCAAACGATACGCGGCCCATCGTGTGGCGTGACTATGACGACCCGATGCAGCAGTTTGACTCGCGCGCGTACCCGAAAGGCGCGTGGGTGCTGCACATGCTGCGCAGCCAGCTTGGACCAGACCTTTACCGGAAGTGCATCACAAAATATCTGGAGCGGCATCGCAGCAGCATCGTGCGCACGGAGGACCTGCAGGATGTTGTGGAGGAAGTCAGCGGACTGTCGTTTGACCAGTTCTTTGACCAGTGGCTGTTCCACGGGGGCGTGCCGGAGCTGAAGGTTGACTACTCATGGGATGCTGGAACCAAGCTGGCGAAGATCACCGTGAGGCAGACGCAGAAGCTGAGCGAGCAGGTGCGGCTTTTCAGGGTGCCGCTGCCGGTGGGATTTGCGGTGGCAGGGCAGAAAGAGCTGCTGCGCTTCAAGGCAGATGTGAGCAAGGAGGTGGAGGATTTTTACTTTCCCCTGCCCTCCCAGCCGGAGCTGGTGCGCATTGATCCGGACTACACCGTGCTGGCAAAAATCAGCTTCAGTCCGCCGGGGCCGCTGCTGGACCGGATGCTGCAATCAGATGTCATTGGGCGGCTGCTGGCCATAGGCATGCTGGATGAGAGAAATATCGACAAACTCGGGAAGGCGCTGCGCGAGGATGCCTTCCATGCAGTGCGGGCGGAAGCGGCCAGAGCCCTGGCGAAAATCTCCGTGCCGGAAGCACGCACGGCGCTCATCGCCGGCAGCAGCAACCAGACCGATGCGCGCGCACGCAAAGCCGTGGCACAGGCGCTGGCTGCACTGAACACGCCGGAATCTCAGAGCGCCCTGTGGAAGATGGCGCAGAGCGAAAAAAACCCGGACATCCTGGCCAGCATTATCACTTCCTGGGGCGCACAGCCTGCGGACAAACTCGTGGGCGAAGCTCTCCGCAAAGAGCTGCATGGCAGCAGCTACCATCATACCCTGGAGCTCGCCGCCATCCGCGCACTGCGTGCCCAGGATGATGAATCCGCCGTGGCTGACGTGCTGGCGAAGCTGCAAACTCTGAACGACCTGCGTGGCTGGGACGTGGGGAGCGCTTTTGACGCCATTGCTTTTCTAGCACGAAGGCCCACGAACCCGAAGCGCGATGACGTGCGCGTCTTCCTGAGCTCAAAGCTCAGCGACCCGCGCAGCTCCTGGCGAGTCGGCGCGGCGAAGGCCCTGGGCACGCTGCGCGATCCGAAGGCGCTCGCGGTGCTGGAACCACTGACCCGTGGAGGCGATGATGACTCCATTGATCCCCTGCGCGAGGCCGCAGCCAAATCGGTGCAGGACATCCGCGCCAGCCTGGAAAGCCCTGCTGATTTGAAGAAACTGTGGGATCGTGTGCAGCAGCTGCAAAAGCAGGCTGAAGAACAGCAGAAGGAGATCGAGACGCTGCAGAAAAAAGGACAGGCGGCCGCTCCGGTGAAAAAGGCGGGCAAGTAA
- a CDS encoding DUF1501 domain-containing protein: protein MLTFSDHSLGSSRLQRRDFLRIGGLGLGGMALGDLMALKSLAASKKSLLKDKSVIFLFMHGGPSQFETFDPKMDAPSEIRSVTGEIKTSLPGVTFGSTFQRLAKLADKFSIVRSFVTGDAIHDIKTIVGKDTLKANLGSLYSRMAGPLRQGSAMPTNVALFPQAVAPAARPVIKTFGDFTSSGELGSTYQPFVPGAGSGAQADMTLSMPQSRLDDRRALLTSLDQWKRTMDASHALGGMSEFQSLAFDVLRRGVSDAFDLSREDPRLIARYDTAPLLPKDRISTEWNNRDHYADNAASLGKLLLLARRLCERGCGFVTVTTSFVWDMHADNNNAPCRTGMDYVGRPFDHAVSALIEDIESRGLRDKIMLVCCGEMGRSPKINVKGGRDHWGGLAPLMIYGGGLKMGQVIGQSSRNGGEPASQPVTIPDLISTIMHTLVDVGEARVTDGLPQGLLNVLSRGEPIRGLV, encoded by the coding sequence ATGCTCACCTTTTCCGACCACAGCCTGGGTTCCTCGCGCCTGCAGCGGCGCGATTTCCTGCGCATCGGCGGGCTGGGGCTCGGCGGCATGGCGCTCGGAGATCTCATGGCGCTCAAGTCTCTGGCGGCTTCGAAAAAATCTCTCCTCAAGGACAAATCTGTCATCTTCCTCTTCATGCACGGCGGGCCGTCTCAGTTCGAGACTTTTGACCCCAAGATGGATGCACCCTCCGAGATTCGCAGCGTCACGGGCGAGATCAAAACCTCTCTGCCCGGCGTGACATTCGGCAGCACCTTTCAGCGCCTGGCCAAACTGGCGGATAAATTCAGCATCGTCCGCTCCTTCGTCACCGGCGATGCCATTCACGATATCAAGACCATCGTCGGCAAGGACACGCTCAAGGCAAACTTGGGCTCTCTCTACTCACGCATGGCTGGGCCTCTCCGCCAGGGCAGCGCCATGCCGACCAATGTGGCGCTCTTTCCCCAGGCTGTTGCACCTGCAGCCAGGCCCGTCATCAAAACATTCGGCGACTTCACTTCCAGCGGAGAGCTTGGCTCCACCTACCAGCCCTTTGTTCCCGGTGCGGGCAGTGGCGCTCAGGCAGACATGACACTGAGCATGCCGCAGAGCCGCTTGGACGACCGCCGCGCGCTTCTGACCTCTCTGGACCAATGGAAACGCACCATGGACGCCAGCCACGCCCTGGGCGGCATGTCAGAGTTTCAGTCACTTGCCTTTGATGTCCTCCGGCGTGGTGTTTCAGACGCCTTTGATCTTTCCAGGGAAGACCCGCGCCTCATTGCTCGCTATGACACCGCTCCTCTTTTGCCAAAAGATCGCATCAGCACCGAATGGAACAATCGCGACCATTACGCCGACAACGCCGCCTCTCTCGGCAAGTTGCTCCTCTTAGCCCGGCGCCTTTGCGAGCGCGGCTGCGGCTTTGTCACCGTCACCACCAGCTTTGTCTGGGACATGCATGCGGATAATAACAATGCACCCTGCCGCACCGGCATGGACTATGTCGGCCGTCCGTTTGATCACGCTGTCTCCGCCTTGATCGAAGACATCGAGTCTCGTGGTCTGAGGGACAAGATCATGCTCGTTTGCTGCGGCGAGATGGGCCGCTCTCCCAAGATCAATGTCAAAGGCGGTCGCGACCATTGGGGTGGCCTCGCCCCGCTCATGATCTATGGCGGCGGCCTCAAAATGGGCCAGGTCATCGGCCAGAGCTCACGTAACGGTGGCGAGCCCGCCTCCCAGCCCGTCACCATCCCTGACCTCATCAGCACGATCATGCACACACTTGTGGATGTCGGCGAAGCACGCGTCACCGATGGCCTTCCTCAGGGGCTTCTTAATGTCCTCTCACGTGGCGAACCGATTCGTGGTCTGGTTTGA
- a CDS encoding adenylate/guanylate cyclase domain-containing protein, which yields MTRNHATAMFIGVLVCIPMLALYKLGYFNSTADWFAALYARGFILPAGGLKKALLLQYGYYTVMAFISAWVCIEMPSQWRRYAFLLGGTFLTVTFACIMAMSGILFEPVSGSVALWLAGIAGIAVGGSVNAYRSHVMRDYFVGRLSSHLFEQLVDLNNPAKMTERREITVLTCRMLNHAELSTGIEAPQFEVLATHFQRSITEFLVSRGAYLDDCDARQVRVFFGFPLTDEHHALHALQVAAALRLHLAVLAVEIEQRFGKKAQIGVAFSSGPAVCGLFGINHFESFSAVGEVIDFASQLCLLNADYGSRVLLSAKTYALVKDSAEVRPMDMVSTSGSATQMSEVYELLGEKGSLSEAEARARDAFWQGVVQYRKGELKPAQESFASAAIEGREDLPLKHFTERVAQALKDKPSSGKETPKHARKLAAT from the coding sequence ATGACTCGTAATCACGCCACCGCCATGTTCATCGGTGTGCTCGTCTGCATCCCGATGCTGGCCTTGTACAAGCTTGGCTATTTCAATAGCACCGCTGACTGGTTTGCCGCTCTCTATGCCCGCGGCTTCATTCTTCCCGCCGGCGGTCTCAAAAAAGCCCTTCTGCTGCAGTATGGCTACTACACGGTCATGGCCTTCATCAGCGCCTGGGTTTGCATCGAGATGCCTTCGCAATGGCGCCGCTATGCATTCCTTCTCGGCGGCACCTTCCTCACCGTCACCTTCGCGTGCATCATGGCCATGTCCGGCATCCTCTTTGAGCCTGTGTCCGGCTCGGTGGCTCTTTGGCTGGCTGGCATTGCAGGCATCGCCGTCGGCGGTTCGGTCAATGCCTATCGCAGCCATGTCATGCGCGACTACTTTGTAGGCCGCCTGTCCTCGCACCTCTTTGAGCAACTCGTGGACTTGAACAATCCCGCCAAGATGACGGAACGCCGCGAGATCACGGTGCTTACCTGTCGCATGCTGAATCACGCGGAGCTCTCCACCGGCATCGAGGCTCCGCAGTTTGAAGTGCTGGCCACACACTTTCAGCGCAGCATCACGGAGTTTCTCGTCTCGCGCGGCGCTTATCTCGACGACTGCGACGCCCGTCAGGTGCGCGTGTTTTTCGGCTTTCCGCTCACAGACGAGCACCACGCTCTGCATGCCCTCCAGGTGGCTGCGGCGTTGCGGCTGCATCTTGCTGTGCTGGCGGTTGAAATCGAGCAGCGCTTCGGCAAGAAAGCGCAGATCGGCGTGGCCTTCAGCTCCGGCCCCGCCGTTTGCGGCCTGTTCGGCATCAATCACTTCGAAAGCTTCAGCGCTGTCGGGGAGGTGATCGACTTCGCCTCTCAGCTTTGCCTGCTGAATGCCGACTACGGCAGCCGTGTCCTGTTGAGCGCTAAAACCTACGCCTTGGTGAAAGACAGCGCCGAGGTTCGCCCCATGGATATGGTCAGCACCTCCGGCTCCGCCACTCAGATGAGCGAGGTGTATGAACTCCTCGGCGAGAAGGGCTCCCTCTCCGAAGCAGAAGCACGCGCTCGCGATGCCTTCTGGCAGGGCGTGGTGCAGTACCGCAAAGGAGAGCTCAAGCCAGCTCAGGAAAGCTTCGCCAGCGCCGCCATTGAGGGGCGCGAGGATCTGCCGCTCAAACACTTCACTGAACGCGTCGCTCAGGCCCTGAAGGACAAGCCCTCCTCTGGCAAGGAAACTCCCAAACACGCGCGCAAACTCGCCGCGACCTGA
- a CDS encoding metallopeptidase family protein has product MRFPRLLNIATRVVKDALQSLPADIRNEAADCRIEFVEMDSLMDTDEDLDPDLLGLFEGNARCDPLPESPDEMPRILLFLDNLWDECGGDLAVYRHEVRITFLHELGHYLGLDEDEVAALGLA; this is encoded by the coding sequence ATGCGCTTCCCCCGACTTCTGAACATCGCCACGCGAGTGGTCAAAGACGCGCTGCAATCACTGCCTGCAGACATCCGCAACGAGGCCGCAGACTGCCGCATCGAGTTTGTGGAGATGGATTCCCTGATGGATACCGATGAGGATCTGGATCCTGATCTTCTCGGCCTATTTGAAGGGAATGCGCGCTGTGATCCCCTGCCGGAATCACCGGATGAAATGCCGCGCATCCTGCTTTTCCTGGACAACCTGTGGGACGAATGCGGTGGGGATCTCGCAGTCTATCGACATGAAGTGCGAATCACTTTCCTCCATGAGCTGGGCCACTACCTCGGCCTGGATGAGGATGAGGTAGCGGCGCTGGGGCTGGCGTGA